GGAAGATCTGGCCCTGGTCGAGTCGGCATACGGCCAGCAGGAGCTGGAAAATCGTCATTGGCAGTTACTGGCTGAGCCGGGGCTGTCACGCGGGGATGTTCAGGTCGCAGCCGGAGATTCCAGTGTTGATTACCGGATGGAGGATCGAATCCGTCACCTGTTGTCGCAGTTTCTCGGTATGAATAACCGCCCGGCCGATGAAGCGCCGCAGGAGTCCGGGGAATGACCCTGACACAACGTCTGGCGGGTTACCAAACACAATCACTGGCCTGCAGGCCTGTCGCCTCCGGGCGGCTGGTCCGAGTGGTCGGTCTGACCCTGGAAGCCATTGGCTGCCGTGCTCCGGTCGGCAGTGTCTGCCAGGTCGAAGCCATTCAGGGCAACATTGAAGCTGAAGTCGTCGGCTTTAGTGGTGAGACCCTTTTTCTGATGCCGAGTGAACAGCTGACGGGCGTGATGCCTGGGGCCAAGGTGACGCCGCTGATGCATGATGGCGGCTTGCCGGTCGGTCCTGAACTGCTGGGCCGGGTGATTGACGGAATGGGCAATCCGCTGGACGGCAAAGGCCGGCTCTATACCGCCTCACGCGCTTCTCTGAATGCTGAGCCGATTAACCCCCTCGCACGTAAACCGATTCATGACCCCCTCGATGTCGGCCTTAAGGCCATTAATGGCCTGCTAACGGTTGGTAAAGGTCAGCGGATTGGTCTGTTTGCCGGTTCCGGCGTCGGTAAGTCCGTGACGCTGGGCATGATGACCCGGGGCACGACAGCACAGGTGGTTGTCGTGGGACTGATCGGTGAGCGTGGGCGCGAAGTGAAAGAATTTATCGATGAGATCCTGGGCGAAGAAGGCCGTCAGCGAGCTGTCGTTGTTGCAGCACCGGCCGATGCCTCCCCACTGATGCGCTTGAAAGGCTGCCAGACCGCACTGACGGTTGCGGAATATTTCCGCGATCAGGGGCTGGACGTGCTGCTGTTAATGGATTCTCTGACCCGCTTTGCACAGGCACAGCGGGAAATTGCATTGTCGATTGGCGAACCGCCAGCGACCAAAGGTTACCCGCCTTCTGTTTTTGCCAAGTTACCGGCATTGGTGGAGCGTGCGGGAAATGGCGGTGAAGATCAGGGTTCTATCACGGCCTTCTTCACCGTTCTGACGGAAGGAGACGACCTTCAGGATCCGATAGCGGATGCCTCAAGGGCCATTCTCGATGGCCACATTGTCTTGTCGCGTGAGATGGCGGACGCCGGTCACTATCCGGCGATCGATGTGGAACGTTCTGTCAGCCGGGTGATGCCCGCCATTGTCAGTGAAGAGCAGATGCTGATGTCGAAAGCTGTCCGTCAGATTTTGTCTATCTGCCGTAAGAATCAGGAACTGGTTGCGATCGGGGCTTATAAACCCGGCACCGATCCGGCCATTGACCAGGCGTTCACGCTGAAACCCAGGTTGGATGCATATCTGCAGCAAGGAATGAAAGAATCGGTTCCTTACGAGATGTGCGTCAATATGCTGCGTTCCACGCTGGGGGCCTGAAGATGATAATCGCGGGTCAGAAAGCAGCGGGAGGCTGTCATGTCTGAACGGGCGCTGGTACTTATTCTTGAACAGGCGAAAGAAAAAGAACACAACGCTTTTCTGGCGCTGGAACAGGCGAAACGCGACCTGGACAGTTTTTATCTGCAGCGGGAACAGATTGAAAAATATCGTTTTGACTATTGCCGGCAGCTGACGGAGCGGGGGCAGAACGGTCTGACCGCCAGCCAGTTCAGTCATCTGCATAAGTTTCTGGGGCAGCTGGATGAAACGCTGGCCCAGCAAGCCGCGGCGGGCAGAGAATTTGAACGCCAGGTTGAGCAGTGTGCAGAGATCTGGCAGGAAACCCGGAAAGATAAAAAGTCCGTGGAATGGCTGCTGGAGAAAAAAGAAGCGGAACGTGAACTGCGCCTGGCACGTCAGGAGCAGAAACTGATGGATGAGTTTGCGACCTTGCAGTCTGCCCGACGAGCCCGCTGAGCGGTTTTTATAAGATGGTTCGTTTTTTGCATGTCTCCCTTTAGCGCGACGACTTGGAACGTCAAATAATTGTCAAAGTAAGGTGGGTATGAAACCGTCCAGTAGCATTTCTGTCGATTTTGGTTCGTCCGGAACCGCTCTCCGCCCGGGGAAGACGGCTCGGCCTGACAGCCGTGAAGAGCAGAGCCCGCCGGGTTTTTCATCCAGTCTTGAGTCAGCGGTTCGCCCTGACAGAAAGGCTGAGAGTGGGCGTCAAAAAATTGAATCTTCTTCTGCCAAAACTTCGAATACCCGTAAACAGCCTGTCAGTGAATCTCAGGTTGAGGGCGGCAAGCGGCAGGAAAAAGCAGGTGGGACCACCGGCAAAGAAAAAATGAAGTCCTCAGACGAGTCGAAAGGCTCGGATGAGCACGACGAAACCGCCTCTGAAGGCAATGAGAATCAAATTCGAGCGGATGCGGAAGCGCTCCTCGACAGGCTGAATGCATCCAGTCAGCAATTGCAAACGGCAAAGGATGGCAAAGATTTGCCACCGGAGGCGGAATCCCTTGAAGGGGAAGAGACTGCGGCGGCATTACTGGCTGACGGAGCTGCCTTACAGTCAGCGCAAACCGGTGCGAAGGCCACTGAAGCCAGCGAGGCCGAAATGGGTCCTGAAGCTGATGTGTTGACGGCTGGCCGTCAGGGGAAACTGGCACAGATGCTGGCAGCACAGGAAAAGACGCAGACCGATCCGAAAACGAAAACATCTGACAGTGCCGTTTTTGCCGGTGTTCAGACATCAGCTCCGCTGGAGACTGCCAGTGCCGACAGTAAAGCGCAACCAGAGTGGCTGAATGAAGCCATTGCCCGGCTGACGGCTTCGAAAGGCGGTGAAGCGGGGATGTCTGACGGCGGCAGTGCCGGAAATCCCCAGAGCAACGGGAATCCCGGGTTGGCAGCGGGCATGAATGCCGCACTGGCTGATGCCGGACTCCAGCTGGACGCTGCTCAGACAGATTCGCAATCTGCAGCAACTGGCGCAGTCTCCGGACAGCATCAATCGTTACAGACCATGGCTGCCGGCCTGCAGCGCGCAGATACGGCACAGGCTCAGCAACCGCCATTGCCTCTGCAGCGTGACATGGCCGGGGAGCAACTGGCTGAACGTGTTCAGATGCTGATGAGCAAGAATCTCAAGCAGGTGGATATCCGCCTGGACCCGCCTGAACTGGGCCGTTTGCAGATTAAACTGCACATTAACAATGATCAGGCGTCGGTTCAGTTCAATGTCGGGAATGCGCAGACCCGGGAACTGGTCGAGCATGCGATGCCGAGGCTGCGCGAATTGCTGCAGCAGCAGGGGCTTCAACTGGCACAGAGCAGTGTTCATCAGGACAGCGGTCAGCAACTGGCAGGCCAGCATACCGGCGGTCAGCAGCAGGGTGAGGCCGGTTCTTCACGCGGCGGGCAAAGTGGTCAGCTTCAGTCCGATGAAGACGTCGGCAATGCGGTTGCCATGACGGTCAGTGAACAACGCGACGGGATTGATTACTATGCCTGAGCCTGAAAAGGTTCAGGTCAGAGCATCACAGAAACAATTTACCTTTAGGTCACGGAATTATGGCTGAAGAAGCGACAACAACTACAAACAGCAAAAAGCGCCTTATTTTATTATTACTGGCTTTGATTCCCGTGCTTCTGGGCGGTGGGGCTGCATGGTATTTTCTGTCGGGCGATTCGTCGTCAGCCGATACGGCCAGTGCTGATATCGCCAAGGCCGCCGGAAAACCCGAGCCTGCTTATTACGTGATTTTGCCGCACCCCTTCATTTTTAATGTCATGGGGGATACCCAGCAGCGTCTGGTCCAGGTCAAGGTTCAACTGATGGTGCGGGGAGACGACAATGATACCCTGGCCCGCCAGCACATTCCGTTGGTTGAGAGCACGCTGCTTCAATCTTTCGGAGCCGCCAGTGTTGAGCAGCTGCGTTCGCCAAGCGGTCGTCTTGAACTGCGTCAGCAGGCGCTGCAATCTGTACAGTCAGCACTGGTGAAAGTGTCTGGCAATCCTGTCGTCGAGCAGGTTCTGTTTACCGGCTTCGTAATGCAATAGGTTTCTTGTGACTGATTTACTTACCCAAGACGAAATTGATGCGCTGCTGCACGGCGTCGATGATGTAGACGATGATCAACCCAAACAACAGGATGGTCCTGGGGTTATCTCATTCGACTTTTCATCTCAGGACCGCATTGTCCGCGGCCGGATGCCAACGCTTGAGCTGATCAACGAGCGCTTTGCCCGTCATATGCGGATCAGCCTGTTCAACATGTTGCGCAAGACCGCAGAAGTTTCAATTAATGGCGTACAGATGCTGAAGTTCGGTGAATACCAGAACACGCTGTACGTACCGACCAGCCTGAACATGGTGCGTTTTCGTCCGCTGAAAGGCACCGCATTGATTACCATGGAAGCCCGGCTGGTGTTTATTCTGGTGGAAAACTTCTTCGGTGGTGATGGCCGGTTCCATGCCAAGATTGAAGGCCGTGAGTTCACGCCGACCGAGCGCCGTATCGTTCAGATGCTGCTCAAGCTGGTTTTTGAAGACTATCGTGAGGCCTGGTCACCGGTCATGGGAGTGGAGTTTGAATATCTCGACTCCGAAGTGAACCCGACGATGGCAAACATTGTCAGCCCGACCGAAGTGATTGTGGTCAGTTCCTTCCACATTGAAATTGATGGCGGCGGCGGTGATTTCCACGTCGTAATGCCGTATTCCATGGTGGAGCCTATCCGCGAACTGCTCGATGCCGGTGTCCAGAGTGACAAGATGGATACCGACGTTCGCTGGAGCAAAGCACTGCGCGATGAGGTGATGGACGTCGAGATCAATCTGCGTGCAAAACTGCTGGATATTGACCTGACTCTGCGTGATCTGATGGAGCTGCGCAGCGGCGATGTGATCCCGGTGGAAATGCCTGAATCGGCCACGCTCTTTGTGGAGGATCTGCCGACTTACCGCGGTAAAATGGGCAAATCCGGCGATCATGTCGCAATGAAGATAACAGAAAAACTAAAGCGGCCCGATACGGTGAAGACAGACTTGGCATTCCTGGATGGGGATGAACTGAGCCCGACATTCTCCGTCACAGACCCGATTGACGATTAATACAGGTGATTTATGTCAGAAAAAGATCAACATGTTGCTGACGACTGGGCCTCTGCCCTCGCGGAACAGACCAGCGACGGCACGATTGAAACAGCACCGCTGGAAGAACTGAAAGACGAGAGTACGCCGATTTCAGATGATGAGCGTCGTCGTCTGGATACCATCATGGACATTCCGGTCACCATTTCGATGGAAGTGGGCCGGACGAAGATCAGTATCCGTAACCTGCTGCAGCTTAACCAGGGTTCGGTGGTTGAGCTGGACCGTGTGGCTGGTGAATCACTGGATGTACTGGTGAACGGCACGCTGATCGCGCATGGTGAAGTGGTCGTGGTCAACGACAAGTTCGGTATTCGTCTGACCGATGTGATCAGCCAGACTGAACGTATTAAGAAGCTGCGGTAATCGGGCATGACGGGAAAGAAAATCATGCTGGCCGCAGTGCTGGCTTTCTCCGGGCTGCCTGCTTTTGCCGCGGCACCAGAAATTGATATGGGCGCGACATTTGGGTCGCTGCTGCTGGTTCTGGTGCTGATTGTTTTTCTGGCCTGGCTGCTGCGCCGGATGAAACTGCCCGGGGTGACCGGGGGCGATAATGGCCTGCAGGTGATTCGTCAGGTGGTTGTCGGCCAGCGTGAGCGGATTGTGCTGGTTCAGGTCGGTGATGAACAACTATTGATTGGCGTCACGCCTCAGAACATTTCTATGCTGACCAAACTGGATCAGCCGCTGCCTGTCGAAACACGCACTGGCAACGGTGAGTTCGCTCAGCAACTCAGTAAGCTGTTGAAAAAACAATGATGCACCGACTGAAATTACTGCCATGGATCGCGGGACTGCTGTGTCTGCTGATGTCCGGGCTGGCCCTGGCACAAAGTGAAGAGAGCGGCCTCGGTAATGTCGCCGGCAACAGTGTGACTGTCAGTGAAATGAAAAGTGACAAAGGTGCCGCGACTCTGATGACCACCAAGGGTGGCGGCGGGATCCCGGCATTTTCTGTTTCGGTGAACCCCGACGGCACTGAAGACTACTCGGTGACGTTGCAGATTCTGGCGCTGATGACAGCGCTGGGTTTCCTGCCGGCCATTGTCATTCTGATGACCTCATTCACCCGGATTGTGGTGGTGATGTCGATTCTCCGTCAGGCGCTGGGCTTACAGCAGACGCCATCGAACCAGGTGATCATCGGGATTGCCCTGTTCATGACTTTCTTCGTGATGTCGCCGGTGCTGGATGAAATCAACACCAAGGCCGTTCAGCCCTATATCAATGAAGAAATGTCTGCCCGGGAGGCGCTGAACGTCGCACAGGTACCGCTGCGCCAGTTTATGCTCAAGCAAACGCGGGTGAAGGATCTGGAAACCTTCGTCAACATGTCTGGTTCGACGGCAACCGATCCGCAGGAAGTGCCGATGACCGTGCTGATCCCGGCTTTCATTACATCTGAGCTGAAAACCGCTTTCCAGATTGGTTTTATGCTCTTCCTGCCGTTTCTGATTATTGACCTGGTGGTGGCCTCAGTGCTGATGGCAATGGGGATGATGATGCTGTCGCCGATGATTGTCTCCCTGCCGTTTAAGCTTATGCTGTTTGTGCTGGTGGATGGCTGGAATCTGATCCTGTCGACGCTGGCCGGCAGTTTTGGCACCTGAAGACTGAAGCAGGAGACGCACAATGACGCCGGAATCCTTTGTTGAAATCTTTCAGGAAGCCCTCTATATGGTCTTGCTGATGGTTGCGCTGATCGTCGTACCTGGCTTGCTGATTGGTCTGATCGTTGCCATTTTTCAGGCGGCGACGTCGATTAACGAACAGACGCTGAGTTTCTTACCGCGTCTGGTCGTGACGCTGGTCGCGCTGATGCTCTTTGGTCATATGATGACCCGGATGCTGATGGATTATTTCTATCGCATCATTGAGCAGATCCCGCAGATTCTTTACTGAGCCGGCCATGCATTATCCTGCAGAGATTATTCTTGAATGGCTGGCCAACTACTTCTGGCCGCTGACCCGGATCGGCGCCATGATGATGAGCATGACGTTCTTCGGTGCCCGTTTTGTCTCGATGCGGATTCGGCTTTACCTGTCTCTGGCTGTCACCTTTGCGGTGATGCCTGTCCTGCCGGCTGTGCCGGATACCATTCCGTTACTGTCATTTCAGGGATTCCTGACCACGGCTCAACAGGTGGTGATTGGCGTGGCGATGGGGCTGGTGACTCAGTTTGTGACCCAGACTTTTGTGTTGCTGGGCCAGATACTGGGGATGCAGTCGAGTCTGGGTTTTGCCTCCATGGTGGACCCGGCAAACGGCCAAAATACGCCGGTGCTGGGCCAGTTTTATATGATGCTGGCCATCATGCTCTTTCTGGCAACAGATGGTCATCTGGCGATGCTGAATCTGGTGGTGCTCAGTTTTACCACGCTGCCGGTGGGAACCTCCATGCTGCAAGCGGTTGATTACCAGCTGCTGGCGGGCTGGTTTGGTCTGATGTTTAAAGCCGGACTGACCATGTCGCTGGCCGGGATTATTGCGCTGCTGACTGTCAATCTGTCATTCGGCGTCATGACCCGGGCCGCGCCGCAGCTGAACATTTTCTCGCTGGGATTCTCGTTCGCCCTGTTACTGGGCTTATTTATCAGCTGGTATCTGCTGGTCGGGATTCTGGCGCAGTATGAAGATCACTGGCAGCTGGGCACAGAGCAAATCTGCAGCCTGATCCGGCTGGATTGCTGAGATAAAAGGGAGAGGCACTGGTGGCTGATTCAGACGGTCAGGAACGTACAGAACAGGCAACCCCCCGAAGGTTGCAGCAGGCGCGGGAAAAGGGTCAGGTACCGCGCTCAAGAGAACTGGCGTCCGTCGCAGTCCTGGTTTCAGGCGCTGTGGGTCTGATGTGGTTTGGCGAAATGCTGGCGACTGCGATGAGCGAAGTCATGCGTAAGCTGTTTACCCTCAGTCGTGAAGAAGTGTTCGATTTCACCAAGCTGCTTTCGCTGACCGGAGATGTCATTCTGCACATGCTCTGGCCGTTGCTGCTGGTGCTGTTGTTTCTTTTTGTCGCAGCTCTGATTGGTGCTTCAGCCCTGGGCGGAATCACTTTTTCCGCTGAAGCCGCGCGCCCCAAGTTTTCCCGGATGAACCCGCTCAGCGGCTTGAAACGCATGATGGGCAAGCAAAGTGCGGTCGAACTGGTGAAGTCAATACTGAAGGTCAGCCTTGTCGCCGGTGTCGCTTACTTCCTGATGTACAGCAGCCTGGAAGGTTTCTTTCAGCTTAGTATCGAAACTTATCCGGGGAATATCTTCCACGCTCTGACGATTTTGCTGAGATTTGTCCTGCTGATCTGTTGTTCGCTGCTGGTGGTGGTGGCGATCGATGTACCGTTTCAGATCTGGCAGCATAACGAACAGCTGAAGATGACCAAGCAGGAAGTCAAAGACGAGTACAAAGATGTGGAAGGTAAGCCGGAAGTCAAAGGGCGCATCCGGATGCTGCAGCGCGAAATGGCACAGCGGCGGATGATGGCTGAAGTTCCGAAAGCGGATGTCGTGATTACCAACCCGGAACACTTTTCCGTGGCGTTACGCTACGATCCGAAGCTTGACCGGGCACCTGTGGTGGTTGCGAAGGGCACGGATCATATGGCAATGAAAATTCGTGAAATTGCCAACGAATACCAGATTGATATCGTGCCTGCGCCACCGCTGGCACGTTCGTTATATCACAGCACAGAGCTGGAGCAGCAAATCCCGGATGGGTTGTTTGCGGCCGTGGCGCAGGTGCTGGCTTATGTCTTCCAGCTGAAACAGTACCGTCGTGGTCATGGAAAGCGTCCGAAACTTTCCCCTGTGGCGATGGATATTCCGTCTGAGTTACGGCACTAAAAAGTTTTGGCTGCAGGTCAAAAAATTGACTTCCCGAAGCGGTATAAAATTTGCTTTATGCGAAGCTTAGCCTGTTCAGTTACACAAAGGTTGTAACTGGCAATTACTTGATTCCAACCCAGTAAGAATGCATGAAGCTGTCGATACCTTTTTCTGATAAATTGCCTTTACACCGATTGCAGTCGTTGCCTGCGATGGGTGCTCCAATCATGGTACTGGCGACGCTGGCAATGGTGGTATTGCCAATGCCGCCGCTGTTGCTGGATATGGCGTTCTCTTTCAATATCGCGCTGGCCCTGGTGGTGTTGCTGGTGACGGTGTACACCCGCCGCCCGCTCGACTTTGCTGCTTTCCCGACCGTCCTGCTGATTGCAACACTGTTGCGTCTGGCGCTGAATGTGGCGTCAACCCGGGTGGTGCTGCTCAATGGTCATGAAGGTTCAGACGCTGCAGGTCAGGTCATCGATGCTTTTGGTTCCGTGGTGATTGGCGGTAACTATGCGGTCGGTCTGGTGGTCTTCCTGATCCTGATGATCATCAACTTTATGGTCGTGACCAAAGGTGCCGGCCGGATTTCTGAAGTCAGTGCCCGATTTACCCTGGATGCATTGCCGGGTAAACAGATGGCGATTGACGCCGACCTCAATGCCGGGCTGATTGATCAGGAACAGGCCCGGACCCGTCGCAGTGAAGTTACCAAAGAGGCTGACTTTTATGGTTCGATGGACGGTGCCTCGAAATTTGTCAAAGGGGATGCCATTGCCGGTATCCTCATTCTGTTTATCAACATCATTGGGGGTCTGGTCATTGGGATGGGCCAGCACGGTCTGGCGTTCGCCGATGCCATTCAGATCTACAGCCTGCTGACCATTGGTGATGGTCTGGTGGCCCAGATCCCGTCACTGCTGCTGTCAATCGGCGCCGCCATGATGGTGACCCGTCAAAATACTGACGAAGATATGGGGCAGCAGATGCTGTTCCAGATGTTCAATAACCCGCAGGCACTGATTATCACGGGCGGCATTCTGTTCGTCATGGGGGTTGTCCCCGGCATGCCGCATATTCCGTTTCTGCTGCTGGCTCTGATTATCGGACTGATTGCATTCTGGCGGATCAAGAAAGAACAGCAGCAAAAAGCACTGGCTGAAGCCGAACCGCCTGCCGAGCTGGACAGCAAACCACCACAGAAAGAATTGTCATGGGATGATGTACAGCCCATGGATACCATCAGCCTGGAAGTGGGTTACCGTCTGATCCCGATGGTTGATAAAGAGCAGGGTGGTGAGTTGCTGGAGCGGGTGAAAGGGGTCCGGAAGAAGCTGTCGCAGGACTTTGGTTTCCTGATCCCGCCGGTTCATATCCGCGATAACCTGGAGCTGCCGCCCAATACTTACCGGATCAGCCTGATGGGCGTGAATAACGGTGAATCGAACATTCACCCGGATATGGAACTGGCAATTA
This DNA window, taken from Photobacterium sp. CCB-ST2H9, encodes the following:
- the fliI gene encoding flagellar protein export ATPase FliI produces the protein MTLTQRLAGYQTQSLACRPVASGRLVRVVGLTLEAIGCRAPVGSVCQVEAIQGNIEAEVVGFSGETLFLMPSEQLTGVMPGAKVTPLMHDGGLPVGPELLGRVIDGMGNPLDGKGRLYTASRASLNAEPINPLARKPIHDPLDVGLKAINGLLTVGKGQRIGLFAGSGVGKSVTLGMMTRGTTAQVVVVGLIGERGREVKEFIDEILGEEGRQRAVVVAAPADASPLMRLKGCQTALTVAEYFRDQGLDVLLLMDSLTRFAQAQREIALSIGEPPATKGYPPSVFAKLPALVERAGNGGEDQGSITAFFTVLTEGDDLQDPIADASRAILDGHIVLSREMADAGHYPAIDVERSVSRVMPAIVSEEQMLMSKAVRQILSICRKNQELVAIGAYKPGTDPAIDQAFTLKPRLDAYLQQGMKESVPYEMCVNMLRSTLGA
- the fliJ gene encoding flagellar export protein FliJ, with the protein product MSERALVLILEQAKEKEHNAFLALEQAKRDLDSFYLQREQIEKYRFDYCRQLTERGQNGLTASQFSHLHKFLGQLDETLAQQAAAGREFERQVEQCAEIWQETRKDKKSVEWLLEKKEAERELRLARQEQKLMDEFATLQSARRAR
- a CDS encoding flagellar hook-length control protein FliK — translated: MKPSSSISVDFGSSGTALRPGKTARPDSREEQSPPGFSSSLESAVRPDRKAESGRQKIESSSAKTSNTRKQPVSESQVEGGKRQEKAGGTTGKEKMKSSDESKGSDEHDETASEGNENQIRADAEALLDRLNASSQQLQTAKDGKDLPPEAESLEGEETAAALLADGAALQSAQTGAKATEASEAEMGPEADVLTAGRQGKLAQMLAAQEKTQTDPKTKTSDSAVFAGVQTSAPLETASADSKAQPEWLNEAIARLTASKGGEAGMSDGGSAGNPQSNGNPGLAAGMNAALADAGLQLDAAQTDSQSAATGAVSGQHQSLQTMAAGLQRADTAQAQQPPLPLQRDMAGEQLAERVQMLMSKNLKQVDIRLDPPELGRLQIKLHINNDQASVQFNVGNAQTRELVEHAMPRLRELLQQQGLQLAQSSVHQDSGQQLAGQHTGGQQQGEAGSSRGGQSGQLQSDEDVGNAVAMTVSEQRDGIDYYA
- the fliL gene encoding flagellar basal body-associated protein FliL, coding for MAEEATTTTNSKKRLILLLLALIPVLLGGGAAWYFLSGDSSSADTASADIAKAAGKPEPAYYVILPHPFIFNVMGDTQQRLVQVKVQLMVRGDDNDTLARQHIPLVESTLLQSFGAASVEQLRSPSGRLELRQQALQSVQSALVKVSGNPVVEQVLFTGFVMQ
- the fliM gene encoding flagellar motor switch protein FliM, whose protein sequence is MTDLLTQDEIDALLHGVDDVDDDQPKQQDGPGVISFDFSSQDRIVRGRMPTLELINERFARHMRISLFNMLRKTAEVSINGVQMLKFGEYQNTLYVPTSLNMVRFRPLKGTALITMEARLVFILVENFFGGDGRFHAKIEGREFTPTERRIVQMLLKLVFEDYREAWSPVMGVEFEYLDSEVNPTMANIVSPTEVIVVSSFHIEIDGGGGDFHVVMPYSMVEPIRELLDAGVQSDKMDTDVRWSKALRDEVMDVEINLRAKLLDIDLTLRDLMELRSGDVIPVEMPESATLFVEDLPTYRGKMGKSGDHVAMKITEKLKRPDTVKTDLAFLDGDELSPTFSVTDPIDD
- the fliN gene encoding flagellar motor switch protein FliN; translation: MSEKDQHVADDWASALAEQTSDGTIETAPLEELKDESTPISDDERRRLDTIMDIPVTISMEVGRTKISIRNLLQLNQGSVVELDRVAGESLDVLVNGTLIAHGEVVVVNDKFGIRLTDVISQTERIKKLR
- the fliO gene encoding flagellar biosynthetic protein FliO yields the protein MTGKKIMLAAVLAFSGLPAFAAAPEIDMGATFGSLLLVLVLIVFLAWLLRRMKLPGVTGGDNGLQVIRQVVVGQRERIVLVQVGDEQLLIGVTPQNISMLTKLDQPLPVETRTGNGEFAQQLSKLLKKQ
- the fliP gene encoding flagellar type III secretion system pore protein FliP (The bacterial flagellar biogenesis protein FliP forms a type III secretion system (T3SS)-type pore required for flagellar assembly.) encodes the protein MHRLKLLPWIAGLLCLLMSGLALAQSEESGLGNVAGNSVTVSEMKSDKGAATLMTTKGGGGIPAFSVSVNPDGTEDYSVTLQILALMTALGFLPAIVILMTSFTRIVVVMSILRQALGLQQTPSNQVIIGIALFMTFFVMSPVLDEINTKAVQPYINEEMSAREALNVAQVPLRQFMLKQTRVKDLETFVNMSGSTATDPQEVPMTVLIPAFITSELKTAFQIGFMLFLPFLIIDLVVASVLMAMGMMMLSPMIVSLPFKLMLFVLVDGWNLILSTLAGSFGT
- the fliQ gene encoding flagellar biosynthesis protein FliQ: MTPESFVEIFQEALYMVLLMVALIVVPGLLIGLIVAIFQAATSINEQTLSFLPRLVVTLVALMLFGHMMTRMLMDYFYRIIEQIPQILY
- the fliR gene encoding flagellar biosynthetic protein FliR; amino-acid sequence: MHYPAEIILEWLANYFWPLTRIGAMMMSMTFFGARFVSMRIRLYLSLAVTFAVMPVLPAVPDTIPLLSFQGFLTTAQQVVIGVAMGLVTQFVTQTFVLLGQILGMQSSLGFASMVDPANGQNTPVLGQFYMMLAIMLFLATDGHLAMLNLVVLSFTTLPVGTSMLQAVDYQLLAGWFGLMFKAGLTMSLAGIIALLTVNLSFGVMTRAAPQLNIFSLGFSFALLLGLFISWYLLVGILAQYEDHWQLGTEQICSLIRLDC
- the flhB gene encoding flagellar biosynthesis protein FlhB, which encodes MADSDGQERTEQATPRRLQQAREKGQVPRSRELASVAVLVSGAVGLMWFGEMLATAMSEVMRKLFTLSREEVFDFTKLLSLTGDVILHMLWPLLLVLLFLFVAALIGASALGGITFSAEAARPKFSRMNPLSGLKRMMGKQSAVELVKSILKVSLVAGVAYFLMYSSLEGFFQLSIETYPGNIFHALTILLRFVLLICCSLLVVVAIDVPFQIWQHNEQLKMTKQEVKDEYKDVEGKPEVKGRIRMLQREMAQRRMMAEVPKADVVITNPEHFSVALRYDPKLDRAPVVVAKGTDHMAMKIREIANEYQIDIVPAPPLARSLYHSTELEQQIPDGLFAAVAQVLAYVFQLKQYRRGHGKRPKLSPVAMDIPSELRH
- the flhA gene encoding flagellar biosynthesis protein FlhA encodes the protein MKLSIPFSDKLPLHRLQSLPAMGAPIMVLATLAMVVLPMPPLLLDMAFSFNIALALVVLLVTVYTRRPLDFAAFPTVLLIATLLRLALNVASTRVVLLNGHEGSDAAGQVIDAFGSVVIGGNYAVGLVVFLILMIINFMVVTKGAGRISEVSARFTLDALPGKQMAIDADLNAGLIDQEQARTRRSEVTKEADFYGSMDGASKFVKGDAIAGILILFINIIGGLVIGMGQHGLAFADAIQIYSLLTIGDGLVAQIPSLLLSIGAAMMVTRQNTDEDMGQQMLFQMFNNPQALIITGGILFVMGVVPGMPHIPFLLLALIIGLIAFWRIKKEQQQKALAEAEPPAELDSKPPQKELSWDDVQPMDTISLEVGYRLIPMVDKEQGGELLERVKGVRKKLSQDFGFLIPPVHIRDNLELPPNTYRISLMGVNNGESNIHPDMELAINPGQVFGSLEGERTTDPAFGLEAIWILESQREHAQALGYTVVDAATVLATHLSQILVNNASQLLGHEEVQNLLEVLGQSTPKLVDGFVPDQLPLGAVVKVLQNLLHEGVPIRDIRTIVQTLSEYSGKSQDPDILTAAARIGLKRLIVQEINGIEVELPVITLVPELEQILHKTMQSSGGESSGIEPGLAERLQRSLTEATHQQELKGEPAVLLTSGVLRGTLAKFVKNTIPTLRVLSYQEIPDEKQIRIVNAVGN